A single Lactuca sativa cultivar Salinas chromosome 8, Lsat_Salinas_v11, whole genome shotgun sequence DNA region contains:
- the LOC111904010 gene encoding BAG family molecular chaperone regulator 2 — MMRMRTKTTELTSMKGSSAVSATRDGGDEDELEVRPGGMLVQKRDPNEVQTRVPPPTIRVRVKYMSIYHEMIISSQATFGELKKMLTGPTGLHHEDQKIIYKDKERASKTYLDVVGVKDKSKMVLEEDAISKEKRYLEARKNAKIEKAAKLLSEISLEVDRLAGQLSALESVISKGGNVAEKMVSNLIELLMNQLIKLDEIKIDGDVNLKKKKQVERVQRYVETLDVMKVKNARNQVPKQQPPPPTPPATTNGHQSRRKFTPTTVAHQHQEPSSKNTSGAVVVTTQWETFDSLPTIFSAPPSSTSTSTSTTTQTIQPHFNWDLL; from the exons ATGATGCGTATGAGAACTAAAACAACAGAGTTGACTTCCATGAAAGGGAGCTCAGCCGTCTCAGCCACAAGAGACGGCGGCGATGAAGACGAATTGGAGGTCCGGCCGGGAGGAATGCTGGTTCAGAAGCGAGACCCGAATGAAGTACAAACCCGCGTTCCTCCACCAACCATTCGAGTTCGGGTCAAATACATGTCAATATACCACGAAATGATTATCAGTTCTCAAGCAACATTTG GAGAATTGAAGAAGATGTTAACCGGTCCGACCGGATTACAccatgaagatcaaaagatcataTATAAAGATAAAGAAAGGGCCTCGAAAACGTATCTCGATGTTGTCGGAGTAAAAGATAAATCAAAAATGGTATTGGAAGAAGACGCAATAAGCAAAGAGAAAAGGTATCTCGAAGCTCGAAAGAACGCCAAAATTGAAAAGGCGGCTAAATTGTTATCGGAGATTAGCCTGGAAGTCGATAGACTCGCCGGCCAGTTGTCGGCGCTTGAATCCGTTATCTCTAAAGGAGGAAACGTGGCGGAGAAGATGGTATCGAATCTGATCGAGTTATTGATGAATCAACTGATTAAATTAGATGAAATTAAAATCGACGGCGATGTaaatttgaagaagaaaaaaCAG GTGGAAAGAGTTCAGAGATACGTTGAAACTCTGGACGTTATGAAGGTGAAAAACGCAAGGAATCAAGTACCCAAGCAGCAACCACCGCCACCGACACCACCAGCGACCACCAACGGCCACCAATCTAGGCGTAAATTTACACCAACTACGGTGGCGCATCAACATCAAGAGCCGTCGAGCAAGAACACATCAGGGGCAGTTGTTGTAACCACACAATGGGAGACTTTTGATTCCTTGCCGACAATTTTTTCGGCCCCACCATCGtcaacatcaacatcaacatcaacCACCACTCAAACAATACAACCACATTTCAATTGGGATTTGCTCTAA